The genomic region CTCCTCTTTTAATTTTTCGTGTTTTAACGGTAGTAACATTTAAAACAATCCAGTGGAATTGTGGCAGTAAGGGAAAGGGAATCAGGAATTCAGAAACAATTAATCACAATAGAGGATAATCATGAGCACATGGCAGCGGGTAGTCAGCACTCAGCACACAGCGCTCGCCGCTCAGGTGGTCGTTGCCCATTGGCCAGGGAGGCGCTCCGCCCTCGCCTATGAATAAGAAAATAAAGGGAATGAGGTTGAAGAAGTATAGTTTGGGAGAAGATATAATGGCAGGGGCGGATTTGGGGGTGGCGTGGCGTCAGTGCAGGCCGCACGCGTCATTGCTACAGGGTCGCAGGGAGACTGAAGGCGGACTAGCGGAGGTGGTGGCAGATGCCTGAGTCAGAGCCTGCCCGGCCGCCTCAGAGGTTGCTGCCTTATGCCCTTACCGGATTTGTAGAGCCTGAAGGCGTGGAGAGCGATAGAGGACTGAATGGAGACGGCCGCGCCCCAAGCAATATATGAAGCGCAGCCGCGCAGGTTTGCAAAATAATTGGAAGAACCTATGTTCTCGTGACTTGAGCGACTGAGGGAGACCACTAGAGCCAGGCTCAATCGGTGTAAGCCAGAGGTCTTTTGGGCCACATTTTTTGGCTGAAATGTATTTTGGGCTAGATTTTTTGGTTGAAAAAAATCTGTATGCAAGAGAATTTTTGGGTTGCGCCTCCGCCATGACACAGGTGGCCCGGGGCCCAAATCGGTCTATGCATATAGGTGCAATGTatagtattttatttatatggtCAAAAAACAAATTTTGTACTGTAGACAATATTATTTGTAGAGTGTAGTTTGAATATGAGCATGTGTATGGATAAGCTGTTGGGACGGTCTTAACCGCACAAGTGACAAATCACGTTCATCGGTGTCCACTCCAGTACTCCACTGGTCGTTGTCTCCACAAATCCGCGTCATTTGCAGCCAAAACCCTCGCCGTCTTGTCTCCCCCCGCCCCCGTCGCCCTCCCCGTGATCAGATCGAGAGAGCAGGCCCGATTCAATTCGACCCGAGGCGCCGCGGCCTGAAGGAATTTCGCGAGTCGCCCGGAAAAAAAGCCCTAGCCAGATCAGCGATGGCAACGCACCCGGCGTCCCCGACCGCCGGCGCTGGTGGCGACAGGTCGCCGTCCGGCCCGCCGCCGGTGCGCCTGTCTGCGGCACAGGCGGTGGCGGCGATCCAGCCTACCTCACCGCGGTACTTTTTCTCCTCGCTAGCCGCTGCCTCTGCCGCGGCGTCCTCCCCGCACCGCCGCATCGGCATCGCCGTCGACCTCTCCGACGAGTCCGCCTTTGCCGTCAAGTGGGCCGTTCAGAACTACCTCCGCCCCGGGGACGCCGTGGTGCTGCTCCACGTCCGCCCCACCTCTGTGCTCTATGGTGCCGACTGGGGCTCCATCCCGGTCTCCGTCGACGACGACCCCGACGTCGACATCGCCGAGGGTGCGGTGCGCGCTGCGGCCGCTGAGGAGGAGCCTGAGGAGGCGAAGAAGAAGCGGGAGGAGGAGTTCGACTCCTTCACGTCCACTAAGGCGCAGGACCTTGCGCAGCCGCTGGTCGGCGCGCAGATCCCCTTCAAGATCCACATCGTCAAAGACCACGACATGAAGGAGCGCCTCTGCCTCGAGGCCGAGCGCCTCGGCCTGTCCGCGATGATCATGGGCAGCCGGGGATTCGGTGCCTCGCGCAGGGTCGGGAAAGGGAGGCTCGGGAGCGTCAGTGACTACTGCGTGCACCACTGTGTCTGCCCGGTTGTGGTTGTGCGCTACCCAGATGATGCCTTCGGGGATGAGCTGCGAACGGTACCTGAAAATGAGCCTGTGTATCATGCGGCGCCGGAGGCCCAGAAAGGTTCGTCCTATATTCCTATTGCTTCGTCTTCTACTTAGCACTGTTTCATCCATTGGGCCTGTCCTATTTAATTTGTTTGTCGACTAGTTTCCATGTAGAGATTGAATGCTTTCCATGTAGGTCTGTCCTATGTTTCATGAAGTAGGGAATGAAATGCTTTGCGTATTGGAGTGTGCTGATGGTGAGGATAAATGAGAGAACATTAGGCTATTCTCAGCAGCTGCCGTATCTGAGCTCACAGCGGCAATTTGCGCAACCAAAATACACTGTAGCACATCCAACAGACTGCGGATGTGGCTACGCATCAGCTCACATCGGCAATTTGCGCAATCAAAATACACTGTAGGACATCTAGCAGACTGCGGATGTGGCTACGCATCATCTGCGCTCCCCTCCGTCGTGCCGCATATTCACGTGTTCTCTCTCCTCATCGCATTCTGCTGGAGCACCGCTTCATTTTACGAGACGTGAATGGTTCGCATCCGGTAGCTACCGGAATCAGCCTTACATTATAAAGTTTTAACTACTCTagaaagaaatttccccttcatcTAAAGAAAGCAAGAAAATTTTAAAGTACTAATCGTTTTTGCCTTTATATGCCAATGTGACTGTCCAGCCTAAATATCTGGCCTTTTGGCATAGTTTTGCATAGAGGTTTAACTTTTTCATTTTGACTTGACAAAGAATGAAGCAAAATAAATTAACCCAGCTGCTACATAGACATTGTCAAATTGATATCCTAATGTTGTCTCCTGGTATGAAAATGATCACACTATACTCCCGTGAGCATGATGCCATAATGTGTGAAATTATAATACACATTGCTCGATATTCTCATGTCAGCAATGTTCTTTTTCTTGAGACATTTAATTCCATGTGGGATTGGTTCCTCGTTTTGTTTAATTTAGTAGCACAAAAAAGTGCTAACTGTTGCATGACTAAACATGGATTTTCTGTTTATATCCAAACGTACATAGACTCTCCATGAGGAGAAATGTTCTTGCTCAACATGTTCAAAGTTGAATAGCTATCAAAAGTGCTGGCTGCTTGACATTACTAGTCACATTTTGTTTTTCATCATTATCCCTTGGAAAGTTATGATAAAAGCTGTTTTTATCCCTTGGAAAGGATATAGTGAAGTATTTACTTTGGTCTATAAAATTTATGTCACCTCCAACCAGGGCCTAGACGAGACAGCCGCTGCATGGTTATAAAAGTTAATTTATAACCCTGCAAGGCGCGTGAAATGTAAAGGCAACAACGCAACTGTAAATATAAAATGCATGCAGAATGTAAATAGCTTGAATGTAAACATCACCAGAATGTTAGCTTGTTATATCTCCAGCAGCCTTCCCTGTCCCATCTCTCATTTTGAACTCCACTCTGTAAACAATACCAAACAGTGTTTTGCTTGGCAATATGGACTATCTACCGCAAAGCGCAAACGGCCGTAGTAGCAAGTAGGCTGCTTGTCTTGTTAGTTGGTGTAAATAAATAGATAAATATTAATAACATGGATGTTGCTTGTCTTGTTAGTCAGtgcatataaataaataaatgtttTATTGCTTCCTAGCAATATTTCACCAATACCTCTGCCTCCTAACACAATAACACTAGCAGTGCTCAGCAGCACCGTACGGCCATACCAATATCTATTTAGCTAGAGCACATATTCTACAACATTTTGGAGAGATCTGCTTAGTCCATGCTCGTAGTCTGCTTGTGTGTGCTGAGCTCCAATGCCTCGAAGTCCTATTTATACGGCGAGCAGGATGAGGCAGTCTTTGCTGCCAGGAACGGATGGCTGCTGTTAAATTAAGTGACGCCGAGCAAGAAGCTACTTGTTTAGTCCAGTAAATTGATAAGACCGGTGAGGCGGTGACTATTTTAGCATCTGGTGATGGTGAGTATGCGAAGCTGGTGGATAATATCTTTTGTTGCCTATGACAAATGGGGGCTACTCATATTTTAATCAATTACACCTAGTCCTCGCTCTCATATATGAATACAGCAGCAAACTGGCCCTTACTCCTGCTTATCTACCCCAGTTGGGTCCCACTGAAACTTAACGGTTGTTGGTTTTATCTTAAGCAAAGAGTAAATATTTGACAAATTAATGTGTCTAGATTCTAGAACAAATATAGGCTCCACAATTTCTTTAATCAAAATCAGCAACATTGTTGCTTGCATGCTTATCACATATTCATAATAAACCATGCACAAGGAAAGAGTTAAGATAAACTCATGTACACAATTATTTGTTCAATTAGTAAGTGTATGTCGTGATGCACATGTAAACTATTTTTCTACTTTATCAAAGAAAATAATTGCAAACTAGGTGTAACCACAAACCATTTATATAACATGATCATTAACCCACTTAATTGATAACATGTGAAAATAATTTATAATATGCTATACATAGACTACAAACATAGTTGTCCATGATCCTCTTGGGCTAGATTAGAAACCAACTCTGATTAGAGTTTAGAGATAAAACAAATCAGGACTGCAACATTCAGTTCATTTAGTGTCAGAGTTGGTTGGGATGTTGTAACCGAGTAGGATTTCTCTTGTAATAGGTGGCTCCTACCTGTTAAATATACGGCCTCATCGACCCTAGAGGTCAAGACGAGCAATTTAATATTCCGCTGATGTGTTTCTTTCATGGTAATTAGAGTGACCTCCTCCATCTATTAGCTGATGTCCTGACCAAGAACATGTCAACAACAACCTCACCAGCTAGATTCCATGGCGTCATCTAGCTCCACACTAACGATGCCTCCTAGGGCAAAGCATTGTTGTAAAGCTCAAAAAGACCAACTTTTGCTCTGGAAAGTGCAAGTTCTGCCCATCCTTAGAGGTGCACAACTACAAGGCTATCTAGATTGCACGACTGTAATGCCTGACAAGATCATCTCTGTTAAGCAGGATGACAAGATGATCAATGATGTCAACCAAAATACATCCAATGGGTCATGCTCCAGCAGCAGGTCCTTGGCTTCCTCTTGACATCCATTACTCAAGAAGTCATGAGTAAAGTTGCCTTCTACAAAACACCCCATGAGGTGTGGTCAGAAGTGCAGAAGATCTACGCGTTGTAGTCAAGAGCCTGGACCGTGAACACACGAATTTCCCTAATAACGATAAGGTAATATGACAATGGCTAAATATATTGCCAAGATGAAATATCTTACAGATGAGATGGCATTTGCAAAGAAGACTGCTGGTGATGAAGAACTCGTCTTGTACATTCTGATGGGACTTGATGATGGGTACAACCCGGTGGTCTTTACAATGGTGACCCATGTTGAGCAGGTCACTATAGTTAAAGCCACCTCCCAGCTTCTCAACTATGATGCCAGGATGGATCTACTTCATGGAGGTCATCAAGCCTCTGCTAATGCTACTGTCCGAATGCGAAGAAACAACAACCGTGACCGCGGATGTGGTCGAGACAGAGGGCATGGTGGCTACCAAGGTCCATCATCATCTTTGTTTGATGGATGTCCACAAGCTTGACACATTGTCAGGACAGTAGTCACCCTTATGATGAGGGGAGTAACCGAGGAAAACACATAAAGAGGAGCAATGAGTGAGTTTATGAGCGGTGGTGGAAAGGTTGGGTAGCATCGACAGTCCAAAACACGGGGATGAGGGATCCAAAGAGAGCGAGATGGGGTTTGAAAATATCAAGGAGGAGCGTAGCGGTGTTAAGCGCCATGACCCAATATCTGGTGTTAAGGAGCGAACAACTTTATTGATGGTGCAAAGCATACCTTCAACTTCACCATTTGAGGCAAAGTATAGGGGCAAGACATACGAAGCTTGATGTCATTGGAGTGGAAGAAAGTGCATGCACTTTGGTTGTCGAATTTGTGGCCATTATCGCACTGGATGCCCTGAATGGGAACGTCGAATTGTGTGGCGACATAGGCAAAGAAATAAGACAGGGTGGAAAATGTCTTAGATTCCAGTTGAGGGGGAATGTCCTATTAAGAGTGGTAGTGCCTGTGCAAATAACGGGGAAATAAGTATATTATTGAGACGAAGTTGATGTGGAAGAGTGGTAGTGCCTGTGCAAATAACGGGGAGAAGCTTTCCATTATCGACAATAGTATTAGAGGGAAAAGATGGAGGGCATGGGATGAGTATACCATAGTCAGAGGTCATATGGTTGGTGACACTAGAGTCGAAGTATCAAATAGTTTGTGGAGGTTGGTGGAGCGATATGGTCTGGAAACTGGCTGCAAGACTTTGCTGATCCCAGCCCAGTGCAATAGTAGGGTTGTACAATTTTGCCGATAGAAGGGCCCATTGATGGGTGTCGGCCCATCCTGGTTGGTCTCTAGGTAGTAGCGTGGGGTGGAGTTGCTAGGCCTGGTGTTGTTGTTGGGCCTAACGAGGTGTGCGTGAGGGAGTTGTTGGGCCAAGTGTGCATGTTGGGCTCCAGCGATGAGGGCATGACGATGCAAGAGGGACGACAATAGTGGGTCGTGCCACATGTTGATGGACCCGTCTAGGGTTCATGAAAACTAGGCCACAACGTGGTTTGGTCCCTGGACAGACCATCGAGCAGTGTGTCGTCCCACTTGGCTCCCTGCCGCGTTTGTCGCTGTCGTTGGAGGAGAGCATTGTGTGGAATGGTGGCCGAGGTAGGAGAGCTATAGAGGTCTGAGGCGCAGGGACTGGTGGTCGAGCGTCGCTAGGGTTGGCGGCCTTGGCATGAAGTGTGGTGGCTATAGGAACTGCATCTATGGTGAGCTCTTCAAGGAGGTTGTAGCAAGTCTGCAAAATAGGGGAAGGGGCATCCACGATGAAGATGAAACCCGATAGCTTCGAAATTATTGTTGAGATTGGTGGACGTTGAGAACGTGGCTGTGGTTGGAACTGGGCTCGCCGAGGTCACAGAGGTGTCGGCCATGCCTTTAAGGTTTGCAGCACTAGTCGGTGATGTTGAGGAGCCCTTGTGTGAAGGTGTCAAAGGTGTCGTCGTCGAGGAATAGAGCACGAATTTCACGATTGTCGTGGAATTGTGACTCAAGGCCAAGCTAGGTGGCGTGGGCGCGATGCTCGACGACGACATCAGTGAGCTCGTCGGAGATGGTGTTGATGATCCACATCCACACGACGCAATCCATGCGGACCTAGTCGGGGGCAAAAACATCAGAGAGGAAGTGGCCCTCAACGGAGTACCGATCGACGGTGAGGAGGAACGCCTTGGGCCAGCGGGCGTAGAACGTCGAGGACGAGAGGCACACAAATGTTCTACTAAACAATAGCTTGAGCGTGGAGATTGAGTGCGATGGCCTCATGACGAAGAAGGGCATCGTAGATCGGTATATGTGTGGCGCATCGGCAACAGAGGCTTCGTCCTCAAGGTCGTTCCCATCAAGGTTGGCGAGTCGTTCGTAGTCGGCTCAACCGCAGCACGTGCACGAGCGGCACGGTTCAGGGCGTAGTGGATGCGAACATCCATGGTGTTGTGCTCAGCTTGGGCGAGGGCAGCCACACGCTTCTAATAGCACGGGCGTGGGCGGCGCTGCGGGTGGCCTGGGCTGTGCGCTTGTGTTTCTCCTTGGTAAGGCGAGCAGCATTGGTCTATCGGAGAGCAGCGGCGTCCAGATCGGTGATGATCGTGCTTGCGCTGGCGGCTGCGCTAGAATTAGCAGCACTAGGATGCTGCGCAGGAGGGTTGTCAACCATAGCAGTCGGTGTGGCAGATGACACACACGCAGGGTGCAGTGTCGGCGAGAAACCGAAGGCTAAACCTAGGTAAATGACATACTAATGGATTCATTGATTGAATATAGGCGAAGGACATCTCGGTTCTTATGGTAACCGAACCAAACAAGACCTTCCATCTCTCTCTAACCATATACAGGGGTTGACCAGCTATACCTGACACGTACCCATACCATATACACACACAACATATATGACAATATAACATATATAATGATCAACCTGCTATACCTTGCACGTAGCACCGTACCTTATATACACACATCATATATGGCAGTTTAACAGCGCTGTTTTTCCTTTATGGGGTATAAGTTTGCAATAGCACGGGCTTATATGTAATCTAGTAGCTTATTTGCCTTACAAGTTGAGGCATATGATAGGCTACCTAGTGCTGACTCGTGACTCGTGAGTTATTGTGAATGGAGACGTGCCTCTACACTGTGTCATTGCCAGCCCAAAGTCACAAGCACACTAGGTGAATTAGTGATTCATGCTAAACGTAGTTGATTATAAGCATTGTGCGTCTATGCATGTGCACTCTTTTCACCCATGAAAATCCAAACTTCCCAGACAGTCCCTTAGGAGTCTTATTTTAGCTTCTGAAAGTTTAGCTGCATTACGCATATCGTTATCATTTGTTTGGCACTAGATAACCTACAGTTCAGCATCTTGTGCCCTTTTGCACTTCACATTTTGCAGTTGTATAGCTTAATCTCAGTGTAGGTTAAAAGTATATATATGTACATGAACTTGCTTGAAAACTCCAATGCTGTGTAATTGTATTATTCGACCTCCGCGCTTGCCGAAGAAAACATCTACACGCGGCATCTCATTGTCTGGTGTGCACGTGATAGTGAAGATAATGGCTGGACTAACCTGATTGCTATTTTTCACATGTGCAAATCAGACCTcaaagctctctctctctctctctctctctctctctctctctatatatatatatatatatatatatatatatcttcttCAAGGAAAGTTCAAACTTGCAAGCCCTTTGCAAGCATCGGGCAGAGCATGATTTGGCTATGTCCCAGAAGAAGCCTAGATAGGAATAAGCAAAATAAAGAACCTGCATCCAGAAAACAACTTGCTCCAGGAATGCAAAACGTTTGTCATATATGTTCGTCAGTTCAGAAGTGCTCCTCAACGTTTCCATGTGACAGTCCACGTTTCTTGTTTCACTGCTTTTGTTTGTGAACCTATTGGCAGCGCTTTGCATGTCTGTTCGACAAAGTTGTTTACTACCTGCATCTGTTGTTCTGGGAACACGCCTCCGATGTTTTCCTCGTCTGTTGCAGAAAACTGAGGGAAGTGCAGGGCGGCTAGGCGACGAGGGGTGGAGAAAGCAGAGGCCGTcacgtcacgtcgtcagccagccaGCCCTAGCGTAACACACCGGTGTCCTGTCTCTCCGACTCTCCGTCCCATGGCCACTCTGCATCTGTACCAGGAACCTGTATATCATGGACGAGTCCCCGCTGTTTTGCTTCATGACATGTGTGTTGGTAAACTGAAGACTTCAATGTTTTTGGCGTGCATGGGCCGCCGTGTTCTTCTTCTGCTTGTGTCGTACTGGCCTTCCTGCTTGGCTCGCTACCCCGCCAGTTCATTTGCCGATGACTCGGTGGCTGGCAAACGAGTGGCACCGCGGTCAGCCACAAGGGCAACACACGTACATGCATTGGTTGGTAGCTGGCAGCgggtaaaaataaaaaaaaaattatGGTGTTCGGTTTGATGGATGAGTTCTCCATGACTGTTAAACATTGAATTTGGTCTGTGAAGCGGAATGGATTAATCTCAGTGTGTCGTCATCTAATTCTCCACAAGTCATCTGATACTCGCTCGATCCAGTTTCAGACGCTGTCTTTTTCTAGATTCAGGGTTTATATACCTCTCAAACGTTTTATCGTTAACGGGATGGAGAGAGCAATTGCATGTAGACGCGGCTGGCTTGCGAGCTCGCAGTTGCAGACGGATTCGCTGTATCCAACGCTCGCTCCAGCTTTCGTTTGCATGCACAGGAGATCCCTGGCCCGGGGAGCGAGAGTGCGAGACGTAGAGAAATGCCGGCCGAAGAAGCTGGTGCTTTGAGCAGTGGTCTGGTCTGAGTGGCTGGCGGCCTGGCACTCTGGCAGATAGGTGTGGCAGGGCCAGGGCGGGGGCTGTAGGGACGGAGACGGTCATCGATGCCCTGCCGCTTGGGACCCACGCGCCACCTGCTGCTTGGCAAGTGGCATTGAGTGACACTCGAGATCGTATGGGCCCCCACTAGCTATCTCCTGAGCCCAGCGCCCTGGTCTGTTCTCTGCCTTCATTGCATGCTCACTCACACTAGTCACCGGCCACCGGGGGAAAAAGGGCTGCAACTCTGAGAAACCGGAGCAATACAAAGCAACACGTGGAGTCAGATTTGTGACGGCCCTATGGCAGGGCA from Zea mays cultivar B73 chromosome 6, Zm-B73-REFERENCE-NAM-5.0, whole genome shotgun sequence harbors:
- the LOC100282555 gene encoding Universal stress protein PHOS34 — protein: MATHPASPTAGAGGDRSPSGPPPVRLSAAQAVAAIQPTSPRYFFSSLAAASAAASSPHRRIGIAVDLSDESAFAVKWAVQNYLRPGDAVVLLHVRPTSVLYGADWGSIPVSVDDDPDVDIAEGAVRAAAAEEEPEEAKKKREEEFDSFTSTKAQDLAQPLVGAQIPFKIHIVKDHDMKERLCLEAERLGLSAMIMGSRGFGASRRVGKGRLGSVSDYCVHHCVCPVVVVRYPDDAFGDELRTVPENEPVYHAAPEAQKEN